A section of the Synechococcus sp. MU1617 genome encodes:
- a CDS encoding 30S ribosomal protein S1 yields the protein MSATPTEEQIQDQVQDANATEASVETAAAEQAFEGEDLSIPEDVPTADDPSSRAASRNLDDAGFTLDEFAALLSKYDYNFKPGDIVNGTVFALESKGAMIDIGAKTAAFMPLQEVSINRVEGLSDVLAPGEIREFFIMSEENEDGQLALSIRRIEYQRAWERVRQLQKEDATIYSEVFATNRGGALVRVEGLRGFIPGSHISTRKPKEELVADFLPLKFLEVDEERNRLVLSHRRALVERKMNRLEVGEVVVGTVRGIKPYGAFIDIGGVSGLLHISEISHEHIETPHSVLNVNDQMKVMIIDLDAERGRISLSTKALEPEPGDMLTDPQKVFEKAEEMAARYKQMLMEQAEEGEDPINSMMI from the coding sequence ATGTCTGCGACTCCGACAGAAGAACAGATCCAGGATCAAGTTCAGGACGCGAACGCCACAGAAGCCTCTGTAGAAACCGCCGCCGCTGAACAGGCGTTTGAGGGTGAGGACCTGAGCATTCCTGAAGACGTCCCCACCGCGGATGATCCAAGCAGCCGCGCTGCCAGCCGCAACCTGGACGACGCCGGATTCACCCTGGATGAGTTCGCGGCTCTCCTCAGCAAGTACGACTACAACTTCAAGCCTGGCGACATCGTTAACGGCACGGTCTTCGCCCTGGAATCGAAGGGCGCCATGATCGACATCGGCGCCAAGACGGCTGCCTTCATGCCTCTGCAAGAGGTGTCGATCAACCGGGTCGAGGGTCTGAGCGACGTGCTTGCCCCCGGCGAGATCCGTGAGTTCTTCATCATGAGTGAGGAGAACGAGGATGGTCAGCTGGCGCTGTCGATCCGTCGGATCGAATACCAGCGGGCATGGGAGCGGGTCCGCCAGCTCCAGAAGGAAGACGCCACCATCTACTCCGAGGTGTTCGCCACCAACCGTGGTGGTGCCCTGGTGCGCGTGGAAGGTCTGCGGGGCTTCATCCCCGGATCCCACATCAGCACCCGCAAGCCGAAGGAAGAACTGGTTGCCGACTTCCTGCCTCTGAAATTCCTCGAGGTGGACGAAGAGCGCAACCGCCTGGTTCTCAGCCATCGCCGCGCCCTGGTGGAGCGGAAGATGAATCGCCTGGAAGTGGGCGAAGTTGTGGTGGGTACCGTCCGCGGCATCAAGCCCTACGGCGCCTTCATCGACATCGGTGGTGTCAGCGGTCTGCTGCACATTTCCGAGATCAGTCACGAGCACATCGAGACCCCCCACTCGGTGCTGAACGTGAATGATCAGATGAAAGTGATGATCATCGATCTAGATGCCGAGCGCGGCCGGATTTCCCTGTCCACGAAGGCTCTTGAGCCCGAACCCGGCGACATGCTCACCGACCCCCAGAAGGTGTTCGAGAAGGCCGAGGAAATGGCAGCTCGCTACAAGCAGATGCTGATGGAGCAGGCCGAAGAGGGCGAAGATCCGATCAACTCCATGATGATCTGA
- the metK gene encoding methionine adenosyltransferase, whose amino-acid sequence MSRYVFTSESVTEGHPDKICDQVSDAVLDALLAQDPASRVACETVVNTGLCMITGEVTSKAQVDFIHLVRNVIKEIGYSGARAGGFDANSCAVLVALDQQSPDIAQGVNEADDHAGDPLDLVGAGDQGIMFGYACNETPELMPLPISLAHRLSRRLAEVRHNGTLGYLLPDGKTQVSVVYENDKPVSIDTILISTQHTAEVDGMSDEQGIRERITEDLWTHVVVPATADLALKPSREATKYLVNPTGKFVVGGPQGDAGLTGRKIIVDTYGGYARHGGGAFSGKDPTKVDRSAAYAARYVAKCLVAAGLAERAEVQLSYAIGVAKPVSILVESFGTSALANDALTALVQEHFDLRPGAIIETFGLRNLPQQRGGRFYQDTAAYGHFGRNDLNAPWEDVTEKSQELKQVAAA is encoded by the coding sequence ATGAGCCGTTACGTCTTTACGTCCGAGTCCGTCACTGAAGGGCATCCCGACAAGATCTGCGACCAGGTGAGCGACGCCGTTCTCGATGCTCTGCTTGCCCAGGATCCCGCCAGCCGCGTGGCCTGCGAGACCGTGGTGAACACAGGCCTCTGCATGATCACCGGTGAGGTGACCTCCAAAGCGCAGGTGGATTTCATCCACCTGGTGCGCAATGTGATCAAGGAGATCGGTTACAGCGGCGCCCGGGCCGGAGGCTTCGATGCCAACAGCTGTGCGGTGCTGGTGGCTCTCGACCAGCAGTCCCCCGACATCGCCCAGGGCGTTAACGAGGCCGACGACCACGCCGGTGATCCTTTGGATCTAGTGGGTGCCGGCGACCAAGGAATCATGTTCGGCTACGCCTGCAACGAGACGCCCGAGCTGATGCCGTTGCCGATCAGCCTGGCCCACCGGCTGTCGCGCCGACTGGCCGAAGTGCGCCACAACGGAACCCTGGGTTACCTGCTTCCCGATGGCAAAACCCAGGTGAGCGTCGTCTATGAAAACGACAAGCCCGTCTCGATCGACACGATCCTGATCTCAACCCAGCACACCGCGGAAGTGGATGGGATGAGTGATGAGCAGGGCATCCGCGAGCGCATCACCGAAGACCTCTGGACCCATGTGGTGGTGCCGGCGACTGCCGATCTGGCCCTCAAGCCCTCCCGCGAGGCCACCAAGTATCTGGTGAACCCAACCGGCAAGTTCGTGGTGGGCGGCCCCCAGGGCGATGCGGGCCTCACCGGCCGCAAGATCATCGTGGACACCTATGGCGGCTATGCCCGCCACGGCGGTGGTGCCTTCTCCGGCAAGGACCCCACCAAGGTGGACCGCTCGGCCGCCTATGCAGCGCGCTACGTGGCCAAGTGCCTCGTGGCCGCAGGGCTCGCCGAACGGGCTGAAGTGCAGCTGAGCTACGCCATCGGCGTGGCCAAGCCCGTGTCGATCCTGGTGGAATCCTTCGGCACCAGCGCACTGGCCAACGATGCCCTCACGGCCTTAGTGCAGGAGCACTTCGATCTGCGCCCCGGCGCCATCATCGAGACCTTCGGTTTGCGCAACCTGCCCCAGCAACGAGGTGGCCGTTTCTATCAGGACACTGCCGCTTACGGCCATTTCGGACGCAATGACCTCAACGCACCCTGGGAAGACGTGACAGAGAAAAGCCAGGAGCTGAAGCAGGTCGCCGCGGCCTGA
- a CDS encoding HAD family hydrolase gives MAQLLLKGHPIGNFQGVLFDKDGTLSHSEPHLLALADARINKAIEIAREQAPALQASELRETLRRATGVDNGMLDPGGTLAVASRQDNIASTATVLCLLGCSWPQALALAHACFDAVDQDGLIDTTPSPLINGAGQLLRDLHEQGVTAAVISNDTRSGIEDFLTHHQLSAGVAGIWSADDHPRKPDPQAVLELCDRLGLPPQRCALVGDAETDLQMALEAGIGGVIGFTGGWSRPPELPSAQHLLHGWDDLALRTAT, from the coding sequence ATGGCCCAACTGCTGCTGAAGGGACATCCCATCGGCAATTTCCAAGGGGTGCTGTTCGATAAGGACGGCACCCTTTCCCATAGCGAGCCGCATCTGCTGGCCTTGGCAGACGCACGCATCAACAAAGCCATCGAGATTGCGCGGGAACAAGCCCCTGCGCTGCAGGCCTCTGAACTAAGAGAAACCCTGCGCAGAGCGACCGGTGTTGATAACGGCATGCTCGATCCGGGCGGAACCCTGGCGGTTGCCTCACGGCAAGACAACATCGCCTCGACCGCAACGGTGTTGTGTCTACTGGGCTGTTCATGGCCCCAGGCCCTGGCCCTGGCCCATGCCTGCTTCGACGCAGTTGATCAGGACGGCCTGATCGACACAACCCCAAGCCCGTTGATCAACGGTGCAGGACAGCTGCTGCGGGATCTGCACGAGCAGGGTGTGACCGCTGCTGTGATCAGCAACGACACCCGATCCGGCATTGAAGACTTCCTGACCCACCATCAGCTCAGCGCAGGCGTTGCCGGCATCTGGAGTGCTGACGACCATCCGCGCAAACCCGATCCACAAGCCGTCCTGGAGCTGTGCGACAGGCTTGGCCTGCCACCCCAACGATGTGCCTTGGTTGGTGATGCGGAGACCGACCTTCAGATGGCCCTGGAGGCCGGCATCGGCGGCGTGATCGGATTCACCGGTGGCTGGAGTCGTCCGCCGGAACTGCCATCAGCACAACATCTGCTCCACGGCTGGGACGACCTCGCCCTCAGGACAGCCACGTAA
- the nrdR gene encoding transcriptional regulator NrdR, with product MQCPSCQNTDSRVLESRAADGGRSVRRRRECLNCEFRFTTYERVETVPITVIKRNGNREIFSRSKLLHGLNRACEKTGLDTSRLESLVEDLELQLQQRAGKEVSSTEIGEFVLRDLKQISEVAYIRFASVYRQFRGIDDFVSTLETLNADQEQNHLATVR from the coding sequence ATGCAGTGCCCCTCCTGCCAAAACACAGATAGTCGCGTTCTCGAATCCAGGGCAGCGGACGGTGGACGCAGCGTGAGACGACGGCGTGAATGCCTCAACTGTGAATTCCGCTTCACCACCTACGAGCGGGTGGAAACCGTTCCGATCACGGTGATCAAACGCAACGGCAACCGAGAAATCTTCAGTCGCAGCAAGTTGCTGCATGGCTTGAATCGAGCTTGCGAAAAAACGGGATTGGACACCTCTCGGCTCGAATCCCTCGTGGAAGACCTCGAACTGCAACTCCAGCAACGCGCCGGCAAGGAAGTGAGCAGCACTGAGATCGGTGAATTCGTGCTGCGTGATCTCAAGCAGATCAGCGAAGTGGCCTACATCCGATTCGCATCCGTCTATCGACAGTTCCGTGGCATTGATGACTTCGTGTCGACCCTGGAAACACTGAACGCCGATCAGGAACAGAACCATTTGGCCACTGTGCGCTGA
- a CDS encoding FGGY-family carbohydrate kinase has translation MTDSPLVLGIDLGTSGIRTAVVAGNGVLLDSRSQAYGGDFSNSNSWREGCGDLIKAIPAQLRSQLRALAVDGTSGTLLACDRDGRPLGEALPYSQSCPEMESALQPLVDPRSPAASCSGSLARALQLLQRHGEKVLLRHQADWISGWLLNDWRWGEEGNNLRLGWELITNSWPARFAEQPWRQALPEICPSGSILGTIAPERAEALGLADDLIIVAGTTDSNAAVLAADPGPGDGITVLGTTLVMKCFTETPLQAPGVTSHRVGGRWLCGGASNAGAGVLRRFYSDDQLSELSRQINPDTDSGLRLRPLPAPGERFPVDDPELLPVLEPRPVSDALYLHGLLEGLAEIEAQGWQRLNELGASSPRRIISIGGGARNPQWRRLRERRLGCPVTSCQSPPAAGVARLAQQALVG, from the coding sequence ATGACGGATTCGCCGCTGGTGCTCGGAATCGACCTGGGCACCAGCGGAATCCGCACAGCCGTTGTGGCCGGCAATGGCGTGCTGCTCGACAGCAGATCCCAGGCCTACGGCGGAGACTTCTCCAACTCCAACAGCTGGCGCGAAGGCTGTGGGGATCTGATCAAGGCAATCCCAGCCCAACTGCGATCCCAGCTGAGGGCGCTCGCCGTGGATGGCACCTCCGGCACGCTGCTGGCTTGTGATCGCGATGGTCGCCCACTGGGGGAGGCACTGCCCTATTCCCAGAGCTGCCCTGAGATGGAGTCAGCCCTGCAGCCTCTGGTGGATCCCAGGAGCCCGGCCGCCAGCTGCAGCGGCAGCCTGGCCAGGGCCTTGCAACTCCTCCAGCGCCATGGAGAGAAGGTCCTGCTGCGGCATCAGGCGGACTGGATAAGCGGATGGCTGCTGAACGATTGGCGCTGGGGGGAAGAAGGCAACAACCTGCGGCTGGGTTGGGAACTGATCACCAACAGCTGGCCAGCCCGCTTTGCCGAGCAGCCCTGGCGGCAGGCACTGCCCGAGATCTGTCCCAGCGGCAGCATTCTCGGGACGATCGCGCCGGAGAGGGCCGAGGCCTTGGGCCTGGCGGACGATCTGATCATCGTGGCCGGAACCACCGATTCCAATGCCGCCGTACTCGCCGCCGATCCCGGTCCAGGGGATGGGATCACCGTGCTGGGGACCACGCTTGTGATGAAGTGCTTCACCGAGACGCCCCTGCAAGCCCCTGGCGTCACCAGCCATCGCGTGGGTGGACGCTGGCTCTGTGGAGGCGCCTCCAATGCAGGGGCCGGGGTGCTGCGGCGTTTCTACAGCGACGACCAGCTCAGCGAACTGAGCCGCCAGATCAACCCGGATACCGACAGCGGACTCCGCCTGCGGCCGCTGCCCGCCCCGGGGGAACGTTTCCCTGTGGATGATCCAGAGCTGCTGCCGGTGCTGGAGCCACGCCCGGTGAGTGATGCCCTCTACCTGCATGGATTGCTCGAAGGCCTCGCCGAGATCGAAGCGCAGGGTTGGCAACGCCTGAACGAGCTGGGGGCTTCCAGTCCCCGGCGAATCATCAGCATCGGCGGTGGAGCGCGCAATCCCCAATGGAGACGGCTGCGAGAACGGCGTCTTGGCTGCCCTGTAACGAGTTGCCAATCACCCCCCGCTGCAGGGGTGGCGCGACTGGCCCAACAGGCCCTGGTCGGGTGA
- a CDS encoding TVP38/TMEM64 family protein codes for MSRLKTGLKVSAWVAIFIVAVVYLQRYGIAPLQSAVNDMGIWAPLGLFLLRGVSIILPALPSSVYSLLAGSLLGFKAGYLTIILSDLVFCSAAFFIARRWGREPVSRLVGASAMKRIDGFSKNQLEGNFFLMTGLLMTGLFDFLSYAIGISRTHWRLFAPALLISVLISDSILVAVGAGAAQGASLTLGVALLAMFALATITGLLKKKSSEVPTDNHS; via the coding sequence ATGTCCAGGCTGAAGACAGGGCTGAAGGTCAGCGCCTGGGTCGCCATCTTCATTGTTGCCGTCGTTTATTTGCAGCGATACGGCATTGCACCGCTGCAGAGTGCCGTGAATGACATGGGCATCTGGGCCCCACTCGGCCTGTTCCTGCTGCGGGGAGTGAGCATCATCCTGCCGGCGTTGCCGAGTTCGGTGTATTCCCTGCTGGCCGGCTCGCTGCTGGGCTTCAAAGCGGGATATCTCACGATCATCCTGTCGGACCTGGTGTTCTGCAGTGCGGCCTTCTTCATCGCGCGCCGCTGGGGACGCGAACCGGTGAGCCGTCTGGTGGGGGCCAGCGCAATGAAACGCATCGATGGCTTCAGCAAGAACCAGCTGGAAGGCAACTTCTTTTTGATGACTGGCCTGCTGATGACCGGGCTGTTTGATTTCCTCAGCTATGCCATCGGGATCAGCCGCACCCACTGGCGTCTCTTTGCTCCAGCCCTACTGATCAGCGTGCTGATCAGCGATTCGATCCTCGTGGCTGTCGGCGCAGGTGCCGCTCAAGGCGCCAGCCTCACCCTGGGAGTGGCACTGCTCGCCATGTTTGCTCTAGCCACCATCACAGGTCTGCTGAAAAAAAAATCCTCAGAGGTGCCCACCGACAACCACTCCTGA
- a CDS encoding DUF2470 domain-containing protein, giving the protein MPADPLTDAVSTRICKHMNDDHAEAVLAYAKHYGGVSNPATARMVSVKAETMELEVDGASVSIAFDHTLTDSEDAHRTLVAMLRAMPKEGA; this is encoded by the coding sequence ATGCCTGCAGACCCCCTCACTGATGCCGTCAGCACACGGATCTGCAAACACATGAACGACGACCATGCCGAGGCGGTGCTCGCCTACGCCAAGCACTATGGCGGCGTCAGCAATCCCGCTACAGCACGCATGGTGTCTGTGAAAGCGGAAACAATGGAACTGGAGGTGGATGGCGCGAGCGTCAGCATCGCCTTCGATCACACCCTCACCGACAGCGAAGACGCCCACCGCACCTTGGTGGCCATGCTCCGGGCGATGCCCAAAGAAGGAGCCTGA
- a CDS encoding ComF family protein has protein sequence MHSALLAFAQTLLIEPRCPICDGPWDSPLPPTAPCSTCLDRLALQGLKGLLPLPWSALGPYAGPLRKLLLQVRQPRQGKALAALVQLLSERLPLPATAVLVPIPSWKRQRSNPLPQQIALGLGRPTAALLHRTRAGLSQHHLNKTQRQTNLIGAFQASPLNKQRALSSVWLVDDILTTGSTALAARQALEEAGHRVAGLICLGRTPARERRR, from the coding sequence GTGCATAGCGCGCTCCTGGCCTTTGCCCAAACACTGCTGATCGAGCCCCGCTGCCCGATCTGTGATGGACCCTGGGACAGCCCACTGCCGCCGACGGCTCCCTGCAGCACGTGCCTCGACAGACTGGCTCTCCAGGGGCTCAAGGGCTTGCTGCCATTGCCTTGGAGCGCCCTCGGGCCTTACGCAGGCCCGCTGCGCAAGCTGCTGCTCCAGGTGCGTCAGCCGCGCCAAGGCAAAGCGCTTGCGGCCTTGGTTCAGCTGCTATCGGAGCGTTTACCCCTGCCTGCAACAGCAGTGCTGGTGCCGATTCCAAGCTGGAAGCGGCAACGATCCAACCCCCTGCCGCAGCAGATCGCCCTGGGATTGGGCCGACCGACGGCAGCCCTGCTGCACCGCACTCGTGCAGGGCTAAGCCAACACCATCTCAACAAAACCCAACGCCAGACCAACCTGATTGGTGCGTTCCAAGCCAGCCCCCTCAACAAACAAAGAGCCCTCAGCTCGGTCTGGCTCGTGGACGACATCCTCACAACCGGGTCCACCGCATTGGCTGCCCGTCAGGCCCTTGAAGAGGCTGGTCATCGCGTGGCTGGATTGATCTGCCTGGGACGAACACCCGCCAGAGAGCGCAGGCGGTGA
- a CDS encoding photosystem II reaction center protein T: MESFAYVLILTLAIATLFFAIAFRDPPKIGK; the protein is encoded by the coding sequence ATGGAAAGCTTCGCTTACGTCCTCATCCTTACCCTCGCGATTGCCACTCTCTTCTTCGCAATCGCCTTCCGCGATCCGCCGAAAATCGGTAAGTGA
- the psbB gene encoding photosystem II chlorophyll-binding protein CP47, with amino-acid sequence MGLPWYRVHTVVINDPGRLLAVHLMHTALVAGWAGSMALYELAIFDPSDPVLNPMWRQGMFVMPFMSRLGVTGSWGGWSITGETGVDPGFWSFEGVAAAHIVFSGLMMLAAIWHWTYWDLEIWQDPRTGEPALDLPKIFGIHLLLAGLGCFGFGAFHLTGVFGPGMWISDPYALTGHLEAVQPSWGPEGFNPFNPGGIVAHHIAAGIVGIIAGIFHITTRPPERLYKALRMGNIETVLASAIAAVFFAAFIVAGTMWYGSAATPVELFGPTRYQWDQSYFKTEINRRVQTAMDDGATQEEAFEAIPEKLAFYDYVGNSPAKGGLFRVGPMVNGDGLATAWVGHIAFSDKEGRNLEVRRLPNFFENFPVVLQDEQGIVRADIPYRRAEAKFSFEQQGVTAKVFGGALDGQTFTDPADVKRLARKAQLGEAFDFDRETYNSDGTFRSSPRGWFTFGHATFALLFFFGHIWHGARTLYRDVFAGIDPDLGDQVEFGLFAKLGDKSTRRLPEGYVPPAGTPLN; translated from the coding sequence ATGGGATTGCCCTGGTATCGGGTGCACACCGTCGTCATTAATGACCCGGGCCGCCTTTTGGCTGTGCACCTCATGCATACAGCCCTCGTAGCCGGCTGGGCCGGCTCCATGGCTCTCTACGAGCTGGCCATTTTCGATCCGTCCGACCCTGTCCTGAATCCCATGTGGCGTCAGGGCATGTTTGTGATGCCTTTCATGTCGCGCCTTGGCGTGACCGGCAGCTGGGGTGGATGGAGCATCACCGGCGAAACGGGTGTTGATCCCGGTTTCTGGAGTTTCGAGGGCGTCGCTGCCGCTCACATTGTTTTCTCCGGCCTGATGATGCTGGCCGCCATCTGGCATTGGACTTATTGGGACCTTGAGATCTGGCAGGACCCCCGCACGGGCGAGCCCGCCCTCGACCTGCCGAAGATCTTCGGCATTCACCTGCTGCTTGCTGGCCTCGGCTGTTTCGGCTTCGGCGCTTTCCATCTGACTGGCGTCTTCGGGCCTGGCATGTGGATCTCTGACCCCTATGCGCTGACTGGTCACCTAGAGGCCGTTCAACCGTCTTGGGGACCTGAAGGCTTCAACCCTTTCAACCCCGGTGGCATCGTTGCCCACCACATTGCTGCAGGCATCGTCGGCATCATTGCCGGCATTTTCCACATCACCACGCGTCCGCCCGAGCGTCTCTACAAAGCCCTTCGGATGGGCAACATCGAGACCGTTCTGGCAAGCGCAATCGCAGCCGTGTTCTTCGCCGCCTTCATCGTGGCCGGAACCATGTGGTATGGCTCTGCAGCAACCCCCGTGGAGCTGTTTGGCCCCACCCGTTATCAGTGGGATCAGAGCTACTTCAAAACTGAAATCAACCGTCGCGTGCAAACCGCGATGGACGATGGAGCAACCCAGGAAGAAGCCTTCGAGGCCATCCCTGAGAAGCTGGCCTTCTATGACTACGTCGGCAATAGCCCTGCCAAGGGCGGCCTGTTCCGCGTGGGTCCGATGGTGAATGGCGATGGTTTGGCAACCGCTTGGGTTGGCCACATCGCATTCAGCGATAAAGAAGGTCGCAATCTTGAAGTTCGTCGCCTGCCTAACTTCTTCGAGAACTTCCCCGTGGTTCTGCAAGATGAGCAGGGCATTGTTCGTGCCGACATTCCCTACCGTCGTGCGGAGGCCAAGTTCTCCTTCGAACAACAGGGCGTGACCGCCAAGGTGTTCGGTGGTGCACTCGATGGCCAGACCTTCACCGACCCTGCCGACGTGAAGCGTCTTGCACGCAAAGCTCAGCTTGGTGAAGCCTTCGACTTCGACCGTGAGACCTACAACTCTGACGGTACGTTCCGCAGCTCGCCGCGCGGCTGGTTCACCTTCGGCCATGCCACCTTCGCGCTGCTGTTCTTCTTCGGCCACATCTGGCACGGTGCCCGCACCCTGTATCGCGATGTGTTCGCTGGTATTGATCCCGACCTCGGAGATCAGGTGGAGTTTGGCCTCTTCGCCAAGCTCGGTGACAAATCCACCCGTCGCCTGCCCGAGGGCTACGTTCCCCCCGCTGGAACCCCCCTCAACTGA
- a CDS encoding thioesterase family protein, producing the protein MYTLTKRVLPQHTDYAGVMWHGAYVQWLEEARVEALQAAGLGYAAMTAMGVDMPVVSLHLDYRQPLRHGDQVCVESRCPGQQGVRWPWISRFVCGDAVVAEASVNLVMVRGGRVLRRVPAQLKEVMDQLVRQAL; encoded by the coding sequence ATGTACACCCTGACCAAGCGTGTGCTCCCGCAGCACACCGATTACGCCGGTGTGATGTGGCATGGGGCCTATGTGCAGTGGCTGGAGGAAGCCAGGGTGGAGGCCCTCCAGGCTGCTGGCCTGGGCTATGCCGCCATGACTGCGATGGGTGTCGATATGCCAGTGGTGTCCCTTCACTTGGATTACCGCCAGCCGCTTCGGCACGGCGACCAGGTGTGTGTTGAAAGCCGATGCCCTGGTCAGCAGGGGGTGCGCTGGCCATGGATCTCTCGCTTTGTCTGCGGAGACGCGGTGGTTGCGGAGGCGTCGGTGAATCTGGTGATGGTGCGTGGGGGGCGTGTGCTCAGGCGCGTGCCGGCGCAGCTGAAGGAGGTGATGGATCAGCTGGTGCGCCAAGCGCTTTGA
- the psbM gene encoding photosystem II reaction center protein PsbM codes for METNDLGFVASLLFILVPAIFLIVLYIGTQNSEA; via the coding sequence ATGGAAACCAACGATCTCGGATTCGTCGCCAGTCTCCTGTTCATTCTGGTTCCGGCGATCTTCCTGATCGTGCTCTACATCGGCACGCAGAACAGCGAGGCTTGA
- a CDS encoding universal stress protein, translating to MFRNLLIADSGKGHVEEMIRMLQDIPSLKAAKINLLHVVSEQSKSQSDGHRDEAENLLNSAITRMGISPSSVSTLIREGDTKQTVLKVADEVQADLIVMGSRGLGRLQSILANSTSQYVFQLSTRPMLLVRDDLYVKHVNRVMVTIDGTGVGDDALRTACELVREIPGGTLTGVHVVRQESAPSRGGRTKADEVLDAAVQRARSFGVEMKAIHTEGKDIGRSVCLAASECNADLVVIASQDRRPLVARGLVDLDKLLGGSVSDYIRVHAPAPVLLVREPEQG from the coding sequence GTGTTCAGGAACCTTCTGATTGCCGACTCGGGCAAGGGTCACGTCGAAGAAATGATCCGGATGCTCCAGGACATTCCCAGCCTGAAAGCAGCAAAGATCAATTTGCTGCACGTGGTCTCGGAACAGAGCAAGTCGCAATCCGACGGCCATCGCGACGAAGCAGAGAACCTCTTGAACAGTGCGATCACCCGCATGGGGATCAGCCCCTCAAGCGTGAGCACCTTGATTCGCGAGGGCGACACCAAGCAGACCGTTCTCAAGGTTGCCGATGAGGTTCAGGCTGACCTGATTGTGATGGGATCCCGCGGACTGGGACGCCTTCAGTCGATTCTTGCCAACAGCACCAGCCAGTACGTTTTTCAACTGTCCACGCGGCCGATGCTGCTGGTGCGGGACGACCTCTACGTCAAACACGTCAACCGCGTGATGGTGACGATCGACGGAACAGGCGTGGGGGACGACGCCTTGCGCACGGCTTGCGAACTGGTGCGTGAAATCCCCGGCGGAACCCTCACCGGCGTTCATGTCGTTCGCCAGGAATCAGCACCCTCTCGGGGAGGCCGGACAAAAGCGGACGAGGTTCTCGACGCCGCTGTTCAGCGAGCCAGGAGCTTCGGCGTTGAGATGAAAGCCATTCACACCGAAGGTAAAGACATCGGTCGCAGCGTTTGCCTGGCTGCATCTGAGTGCAACGCCGACCTTGTGGTCATCGCCTCCCAAGACCGACGGCCTCTTGTCGCCAGAGGGCTGGTGGATTTGGACAAGCTGCTTGGCGGATCAGTCAGCGACTACATCCGTGTACACGCACCAGCCCCTGTGCTGCTGGTGCGTGAGCCTGAACAAGGCTGA
- a CDS encoding 2Fe-2S iron-sulfur cluster-binding protein: MPVIRFVREGRDVECYPGENLREVARREGIELYGLKGQLGNCGGCGQCITCFVSVVDEDNTDALTARTAVEDNKLRRRPQEWRLACQALVEKSVMVLTRPQVRLANSDSRLAAARQAPLPAGPTAWPAPPVSELDEEDQDVADGDAPGAKAATAGDEA, translated from the coding sequence ATGCCCGTTATCCGGTTTGTTCGCGAAGGGCGTGATGTGGAGTGTTATCCCGGCGAAAATTTGCGTGAGGTGGCCCGGCGCGAGGGCATCGAGCTCTACGGCTTGAAGGGGCAGTTGGGCAACTGCGGTGGCTGTGGCCAATGCATCACGTGTTTTGTCTCCGTGGTCGATGAAGACAACACGGATGCGCTGACGGCACGTACCGCTGTCGAAGACAACAAGCTGCGCCGCCGACCCCAGGAGTGGCGTTTGGCATGCCAGGCCCTTGTGGAGAAGTCCGTCATGGTGCTGACCCGGCCTCAGGTGAGGCTCGCTAATTCTGATTCGAGATTGGCTGCGGCCAGGCAGGCGCCGCTACCGGCTGGGCCCACGGCATGGCCAGCGCCCCCGGTGAGTGAGCTCGATGAGGAGGATCAGGATGTGGCCGATGGGGATGCCCCGGGTGCCAAGGCTGCTACCGCCGGTGACGAGGCCTAG